The Catenuloplanes niger genome includes a window with the following:
- a CDS encoding DUF2182 domain-containing protein: MTALALALRLRVARAARSHPHWPAMLLALVAWAVLLAQPAAHHATPPTLPSWVLMCVAMMVPVVLPAVRHVAVNSLRRRRLRAMTYFLTGYVTVWAAAGALLIPVLAVPPRLPLLVTLIVLAALWQLLPARRACMRACHRTVPLPPTGWRAARGALHFGARHGVACAGVCGPLMAVMAVPGTHTPLWMLAVTAAVLLTRYPPRGRFVPRPGPLVLDIRFRATPDPADR; this comes from the coding sequence ATGACCGCACTCGCACTCGCACTCCGGCTCCGGGTCGCGCGCGCGGCCCGGAGCCACCCCCACTGGCCCGCGATGCTGCTCGCGCTCGTCGCCTGGGCCGTGCTGCTGGCGCAGCCCGCCGCGCACCACGCGACCCCGCCGACGCTGCCGTCATGGGTGCTGATGTGTGTGGCCATGATGGTCCCGGTGGTGCTGCCCGCGGTCCGGCACGTCGCCGTCAACAGCCTGCGCCGCCGGCGGCTCCGCGCGATGACCTACTTCCTCACCGGGTACGTCACGGTCTGGGCCGCCGCCGGTGCGCTGCTCATCCCGGTCCTCGCCGTGCCGCCCCGCCTGCCGCTGCTGGTCACGCTGATCGTGCTGGCCGCGCTCTGGCAGCTGCTCCCGGCCCGCAGAGCGTGCATGCGCGCCTGCCACCGCACGGTCCCGCTGCCGCCCACCGGCTGGCGCGCCGCCCGCGGCGCGCTGCACTTCGGCGCCCGGCACGGCGTGGCCTGCGCCGGCGTCTGCGGCCCGCTGATGGCGGTGATGGCCGTGCCCGGCACGCACACCCCGCTCTGGATGCTCGCGGTGACGGCCGCGGTCCTGCTGACCCGCTACCCGCCGCGCGGCCGCTTCGTCCCGCGCCCCGGCCCGCTGGTCCTCGACATCCGCTTCCGCGCCACCCCGGACC